GGGTCATCGAAATGGAACCGGCTCGCGCCGCCATGCTGACGACCGCAGAGAGTAACGGCCAACTCGGCAGTCTCGAGACTCTTCTGCGTATCCTGTGCATGCCTCACATCGCCCTACGCGATGACGCCGGGCGTTTCCCCTTCGGTGAGTTCCTGCTGGATTTCATGCTGCGGTATCGCGGACCATCGGCTTCGACGCACCCGTTCGACGCGCAGCCCAATCTGGTGCCCTGCCTTGTGCAGACGCTGTCGCTAATCGATGCCCGCCTACACTACATGGACCGCGCTATTGTCTCGCACCGAACCATGACCGCAGTAGTCATATTTCTCCACAACCTCATACGGGCGAGCGAGCAAAAGCTCGTCGGCCCACCCTTCGATCTGCAGATCGAAGACGCAATCCT
This sequence is a window from Sphingobium sp. CAP-1. Protein-coding genes within it:
- a CDS encoding TetR/AcrR family transcriptional regulator; this encodes MRVAERLFGAEGMNGPSLRQIATAAGQSNASVIQYHFADKDNLVREIMLNRVIEMEPARAAMLTTAESNGQLGSLETLLRILCMPHIALRDDAGRFPFGEFLLDFMLRYRGPSASTHPFDAQPNLVPCLVQTLSLIDARLHYMDRAIVSHRTMTAVVIFLHNLIRASEQKLVGPPFDLQIEDAILMGTQAILAPLPPLTI